Genomic window (Streptomyces sp. NBC_01431):
TCGGGTACTTCCAGAAGGCCCCGTACTACGACTCGTACTGGGTGCCGGTCGCCAAGGCCCTCAGCGCCTACGCCGCGGGTGACAGCAAGCCCGTCATCGCTGCCGCTGCCCCCGACATGTCGGACATCAAGGGCAACATCGCGTCGGAGAACGGCAATGCCGTCTACACCGCCGTCGAGTGCGCGGACGCCAAGTGGCCCACCAGCTGGCGCAAGTGGGACCGCGACAACACCAAGCTGAACAAGGACTACCCGTTCATGACCTGGGCGAACGCCTGGATGAACCTGCCGTGCGCCACCTGGCCCGCCAAGCAGCAGACTCCGGTCGAGGTCAAGACGGGCCGCGGCCTGCCGCAGGTCCTCATCGTGCAGAGCACCAATGACGCCGCCACCCCGTTCAAGGGCGCCGTCGAGCTGCACAAGCGCTTCAAGAACTCGCGCCTCATCATCGAGAAGGGCGCCGGCTCGCACGGTGTGACCGGACTCGTCAACCCGTGCATCAACTCGCGCGTCGACGACTACCTGCTCACCGGCAAGACCGACAGCGCGGACTTCACGTGCACCCCGCACGCGACGCCCGCGCCGTAGCGGCCAGTTGAGCCCAGCGGGGCGGCCGGAGCTTCCGGCCGCCCCGCTGCTGTCGTGTCCGCCGTCCTGACGTCCGTCAGGTGCGGCGCGCGGCCAGCCAGGCGTCCTCGGCCGCGTAGTCGAAGAGGTCGCCGTACCTGGCCATCGGCGGGAACGCCGCGCGCCAGTCCCGGCCCTTCAGCTCGGCGGCGAGCCACTCGACCGTCTGCGGCAGCGATGAAACGTACCCGGTCACCGGCCGGTAGCCCAGCTCCCGTTCGGCCGCCGACATGTCGTACACGACCGGATGCGGACCACTCCACGGTGTAAGCCCGACCATCGCCTCCGGCGCACCGTCCATCGGCACGATCTCGCTGCGCACCCCCAGCACCTCATCGACGGCAGCGCTGATCTCCGCGACCGTCGGTGCCTCGGGATCCGCCGCGTTCAGCACCCGCGAGCCGGGCTTGAGCGCGGCCAGCCGGATCAGCTCGGCGATGTTGGCCACGTGCGAGGGATGGAAGCGGCTGCGGCCGCCGTACGCCAGGATCCGCACCGGCCGCCCGTCCAACGCCCGCTTCACGAAGTGGAGTTCACGCGGGCTGCGGCAGTGCGGACCATGGATGGCGCCCGCACGCAGCAGCGTCGAAGGCACCGCCGACTCAAGGAGCTCCCGCTCCAGCGCGACCTTCCTGGTGCCGTACGTGGCATCGCCGGGCGCCACCGTGGCCAGCGATTCGACGATCGGGACCGGGTAGCGCGGCGATCCGTCCGGTTCGCTCTGGGTGTCGAAGCTGCGCCCCTTGTCGTCCTCGTACACCGCGCCGCTGGAGATCACCACCGCCGACCCGATCCGGTCGCCGAGGCCGGTCAACTGCCGTGCGTGCCGCTGCCCGTAGGCCACCACGTCGACCAGCACGTCGACGCCGTCCCCGAGCGCCGCGGCGAGCGCAGCGTCGTCCTCCCGGTCCAGGCGCACCCGCTGTACGCCCCCGGACCAGTCGGCGTCCCCGCCGCCGCTCCGTGACGCGGCCCGCACCTCCCAGCCGTCCTCGGCGAGCGCGCGCACCGCGGCCCGCCCGATCTGTCCCGTAGCTCCTATGACGAACGCCGATCCCTTGGTCATAGCGGGAAGCTACGCCGCGATGATCACCGCGGTCCGATCGTTTCGCCCTGCGCGGATCCGCCCAGGGCTGAGGGCACGCGGGAACTTTCCACCTCAGCTGATGATTCCGCGGAACTTCCGCGACTGCTCCGCTTTCACATCGGCCGCGTACCGGTCCACGTATTCCTGACCCGACAGCTCCATGACCTTGTACATGATTTCGTCGGTGATGGCCCGCAGTACGGCCTTTTCGTCCTCCATCCCCGCATAGCGGGAGAAGTCCAGCGGTTCGCCGAAGCGAATGGCGACCCGTTTGATCCTCGGTACGACCTGGCCGGGCGGCTGGATCTCGAAGGTGCCGACCATGGCACACGGGATCACCGGGACCCGCCCCCGGATCGCCATCACCGCGACGCCGACCTTGCCCTTGTAGAGCTTGCCGTCGGGAGAGCGGGTGCCCTCCGGGTAGATGCCGAGCAGCTCGTCCTTGCCGAGCACCCCGAGCCCCTCCCGGATCGCGGCCCGGCCCGCCTCCTTGCCGGATCGGTCCACCGGGATCTGCCCGATGGCACGGAAGAAGGCGGCGGTGAGCCTGCCCTTGATCCCGGGCCCGGTGAAGTACTCCTGCTTGGCGAGGAAGGTGATGCGCCGCTTCAGCATCACCGGCATAAGGAAATGATCGGAGAAGGAGAGGTGATTGCCCGCGATGATCGCCGCGCCCTCCTCGGGAATGTGCTCCAAGCCCATCATCCTCGGCCGGAACAGCAGTCTCAACAAGGGCCCCAGGACTGCGTATTTGAGGACGTAGTAGAGCACCCGCACGCTCCTCACCATTCGGGGGTGGTCAGTTTAGGGGGAGCGTCGCGCCCCTGTAACCACCGATGACCGGGCCGAGGCGCATCGATCAATCGGTCATTTCTGACGAGGTTCTTGAGCGTACGAAGCGCGCTTAGTGTACAAACGGGCACCGTCACCCGCACCCCCAGCGGCTCGGCTGACAAACGGGCTCGGGCGATGCCGCTCAGGTGCTGCCCGACACCGCGGCCGTTCCGATCGTGGCGAGCCCGAGCACCACCCAGCCGAACCACAGCCAGCCGCTGCTGCCGAGCGCCACCGTGTACGCCGTGACCAGGACCAGCATCACGACGGTGAGCATCATCATCGACTTCGTCGAACGGGGCATCGCGTCCCCTTCCTCCCGGCAGGCGCCGTGAAGACCATCGTCTCCCCGCGGAGGGTCCCGCCGCTACTGCCCGCGCGTGTTCAGGGAGGCGAGATAGGCGTTGTAGGCCTGAAGCTCCCGGTCACCGTCCCGGTCGGCGGCCCGGTCCGTACGGCGCGCCTGGCGCTTCTCGGTCGCGTACCACTGGAAGACCAGCGCGATCAGCACGAGGACCGAGGGGATCTCGCTGAACGCCCAGGCGATGCCACCGGCGGCCTGCTGGTCGGTGAGCGCGTCGATGCCGAGGGAAGCGGGCGGATTCCGGTACGTGCCGATCATGGGCTCGCTCGCCATCATCAGCGCGATGCCGAAGAAGGCGTGGAAGGGCATGCCCGCGAACAGCTCCAGCATCCGCATCACATAGCCGGGCCGGTGCGGTCCCGGGTCCACGCCCATGATCGGCCAGAAGAAGACGAGGCCGACCGCGAGGAAGTGCACCATCATCGCGATGTGCCCGGTCTTGGACTCCATGAGGAAGTCGAAGACCGGCGTGAAATAGAGCCCGTACAGGCTGGCGATGAACAGCGGAATGGTGAACGCCGGATGCGTGACGATCTTCATGTACCGGCTGTGCAGCAGCATCAGGAGCAGCTCGCGCGGACCCTTGCGGCCCCGCGCGGCGACCGGCAGGGCGCGCAGCGCGAGGGTGACCGGCGCGCCGAGCAGCAGCAGGATCGGCGACAGCATGCTGATCACCATGTGCTGCACCATGTGCACGCTGAACATGGACATGCCGTATTCGTTGAGCTTGGTGCACATGACGAGCGCGATGGTCAGGACGCCGACGGTCCACAGGATCATCCGGCTGACCGGCCAGCTGTCCCCCCGCCGCCTCAGCCGGACCACACCCCAGGCGTACAGGGCGAGCCCCAGCAGACAGCCGGTGAGGAAGAAGGGGTCCGCAGACCATTCGAGGCCCCGCGTCAGCGTGAACGGCGGCAGGTCCATGTTCATGTCCATGCCGTGCCCGCTGTGATCCATCCGCTGACTCCTGATTCGTACCGGTTGTCCCCGACCAGACTAGAACCGCCCCCGGCCGCTGCTGCGGCCGGGGGCGGTCCTTGCCTACTGAACAAACCGGGAACGAGCGGAACCGGTCCGGAAACTAGAGCACGCACTCCGCTTCGGCGTACCGCTCGGCGGGGACGGTCTTCAGGGTGGCCGTCGCCTCGGCGAGCGGGACCATCACGATGTCGGTGCCGCGCAGCGCGGTCAGCATCCCGAACTCACCGCGGTGGGCGGCCTCCACCGCGTGCCAGCCGAAGCGGGTGGCGAGCACCCGGTCGTACGCGGTGGGCGTGCCGCCGCGCTGGACGTGGCCGAGGATGACCGGGCGGGCCTCCTTGTTCAGGCGCTGCTCCAGCTCGATGGAGAGCTGGCGGGCGACGCCCGCGAAACGCTCGTGGCCGTACATGTCGGTGCCGCCCACGTCGAACTGCATGGAGCCCTCGCGCGGCTTGGCGCCCTCGGCGACCACGACGATCGCGAACTTCTTGCCCGCCGAGAAGCGCCGGCCGACCAGCTCGGTCAGCTCGTCGATGTCGAAGGGGCGCTCGGGGACGACGATCGCGTGCGCGCCGGCGGCCATGCCCGAGTGCAGCGCGATCCAGCCGGTGTGCCGGCCCATGACCTCGACGATCAGCACGCGCTGGTGCGACTCGGCGGTGGTCTTCAGACGGTCCAGGGCCTCGGTCGCCACGCCCACGGCGGTGTCGAAGCCGAAGGTGACGTCGGTGGAGGCGATGTCGTTGTCGATGGTCTTCGGCACGCCGACGATGGGCAGGCCCGCGTCCGAGAGCAGCGTCGCGGCCTTGAGGGTGCCCTCGCCGCCGATCGGGATGATCGCGTCGAGGCCGAGCTCGGCGACGTGCCCCTTCGCCCGCTCGACGCCGTCACGCAGATGCGCGGGCTGGACGCGGGAGGAGCCGAGGATGGTGCCGCCGCGGGCGAGGATGCCGCCGACCGCGTCGAGGTCGAGTTTGCGGTAGTCGGCTTCGAGGAGGCCCCTCCAGCCGTCGTGGAAGCCGATGACCTCATCGCCGTGGTCGACCACCGCGCGATGCACGACGGATCGGATGACGGCGTTCAGGCCGGGGCAGTCGCCGCCGGAGGTGAGCACACCAATTCGCATTGCCCGGAGAACCTTTGCAACGTGGGCCGACGACCGGACCACGTCGTCCGGTTGGATCCCCGTCACCCTACCGGCGCAAGGTGACGGGGGCCGAATCGGAGGTCCGACTGATGGACGTCGTGCGAACGTACGAACCGTCCACCCGACGATCCCGGTTGTCCGTTATGTGTATTATGCGGGCTGGGTCGCCGACGCGATGCGCTCCGCGCGCAGCGCCTCGTACCACCGGTCGTCGGTCGGCGGCAGCGCGTTCACATCGAGGGCCAGCTTCAGCAGCAGGTCCGCGATCTGCGGATTGCGCGCGAGCACCGGGCCGTGCATATACGTACCGAACACCGTGTCGTTGTACGCGCCCTCGGTACCGTCGCCGGTGCCGTTGCCCTTGCCCAGGCGTACCCGGGCGAACGGGCGGGCCGTCGGGCCGAGGTGGGTGATGCCCTGGTGGTTCTCGAAGCCGGTCAGCTGGGGCAGGCCGAGCCGCTCGTCGATGTCGCCGAGTACGTCGCCGACGCACCGCTCGCCCTCGCCGCGCGTGGAGATCACGTCGATCAGGCCGAGGCCCGGCTCGCGCTCCCCGAGGTCGTTGATGAACTCGTGGCCGAGGATCTGGTAGCCGGCGCAGACCGAGAAGATGATCGCGCCGTTGGACGCGGCGCGCTCCAGGCCGCCGTCGCGGCGCAGCCGCTCGGCCGCGAGGCGCTGCGGCCGGTCCTCGCCGCCGCCGATGAGGTAGATGTCACCGGACGTCGGGATCGGCTGGTCGCTGCGGACGTCGAGCCGGTGCACGTCCAGGCCGCGCTGGCGGGCCCGGCGCTCCACGACCAGCGCGTTGCCCTGGTCGCCGTAGGTGCTCAGCAGGTCGGGGTAGACCCACACGAGGCGCAGGCTGTTGTCTGCCATGTCGCTTGCTTGCTCCTTGCTTGGGTCAGTTGCCGACGACGCGGCGGACGTCCTGGAACGCGGTGTAGTTGGCGATCAGCTCGATCCGGCCGGGCGGCGCCAACTGCGTGCACTCCTCAAGGTTTTCGCAGACCCGGAAGTCCAGGTTCGCGACCTCGAGGCGGACGGCCAGGTCCAGCTTGCGGTCGCCGATCACGAAGATCGGGTGGCCGGCGAGCCGGGTGTAGTCGACGTCCCACAGCCAGGACGTGTCCGTGCCGTCCGCGCCGCGGGCGTTGACGGACAGCACGACCGGCGTGGGCGGCGGGTCGATGAGGGAAAACGTTTCGAGCCAGCCCGCCGGGTTCTTCGCGAGCAGCAGCCGAAGCTCCCGGCCCTGGAAGTTCACGACGTCGTAGCGACCGGCCACCGCCTGCACCTGGTACATGCGCTCCAGGGCGACCTGCGGCGGCACCCCGAACACCGCGGCGACCGCGGCGGAGGTGGCGGCGTTCGCCTTGTTGGCGCGGCCCGGCAGTTGCAGATGGATCGGCCAGGCCGAGCCGTGCGGGTCCAGCACGTAGTCGCCGCTGAGGACCCAACTGGGCGCCGGGCGGCGGAAACCGCACTCGCCGCAGAACCAGTCGTCGCCCGGCCGCTGCATCACACCGCCGCAGGCGGGGCAGGACCAGGCGTCGTCCTTCCACTCCTGACCGGCCGCCACCCACACCACGTTGGGGGAGGAGGACGCCGCCCACACCACCAGCGGGTCGTCCGCGTTGGCGATCACCACGGCCTTGGAGCCGGAGAGGCCCTCGCGCCACTTCTCGGCGAGCATCCGGGTCTCGGCGGCCCGGTCGAGCTGGTCGCGCGAGAGGTTGAGCAGCGCGATCGCCTTCGGCGTCACATCGCGCGCGACACCCGCCAGATACTTCTCGTCCACCTCGATCACGCCGTACTTGGCGTCCGATCCGCCCGCCAGCGCCGAGGTGATGCCCGCCGGCATGTTGGCGCCCAGCGCGTTCGACACCACCGGGCCGCTGGCCCGCAGTGCCTCGGCGATCAGCCGGGTCGTGGTCGTCTTGCCATTCGTCGCCGACACCAGGACGACGTCCAGATGAGTGGCGAGCCGGCCGAGCAGATCGGGGTCGAGCTTGAGCGCGACGCGCCCGCCGATCACCGATCCACTGCCCCGCCCCGCCGCGCGCGACACCGCCGCGGCGGCCTTGCCCGCGGTCACGGCCAGCTTGGCTCGCGGTGACAGGGGCCCGGCACCTCCAACGTGTCCTGACATCGTCCTTGATCCTCCTTGTGCCTGGGTCGGGTGTCAGCCTATCGAGATCCGGTCTGCGCCCCGAACCGCGCCACCATCCGGAATGCTCCGGGCTCCCCGGAACGTACGCTTGCGACCATGCGTCACCGCCCCATTCCCGGCAGTTCCGGCTCCGTACGAGAGATGAGTCTCCTCGGCGACCGGTTGCTCCACGCCCCGTGCGAAGCCGTCACCGACTTCGGTCCCGCGCTGCACCGCCTCGTCCAGGACATGTTCGCCACGATGTACGCCGCCGACGGTGTCGGTCTGGCGGCGAACCAGATCGGGGTGGCCCAGCGGGTGTTCGTGTACGACTGCCCCGACGACGAGGACGTGCGCCACCTGGGGTACGTGGTGAACCCGCGGCTCGTGGTGGCGGACGGGGCGGAGGTGCGCGGCCCCGAGGGCTGTCTGTCGCTGCCCGGCGTCGAGGCGCAGACCGCGCGCTTCGACCGCGCGGTGGTGGAGGGCGTGGACCTCTCCGGCGCTCCCGTGCGGATCGAGGGCACCGGGTTCTTCGCCCGCTGCCTCCAGCACGAGTGCGACCACCTGGAGGGCGTGGTGTACGCCGACCGCGTCACGGGCCGCCACAAGTCCCGCTTGCGGCGCGCCATCCGAAAGGCCCCCTGGAGCTGAGGTACTGGGGCTCCGCCCCCGACCCCGCAGGTCCCGCCCCGCCCCTTTCCGAAAGCCTCCGGCGGAGTGCGTCGGCCGCGGGGCGTGCGGGGCTGGTCGTGCGGTTCCCCGAGCCCCTGACAGCGTTCCACCCCCGGGGGTCAGAAGCCGGGTCCGCTCAGCCGGTCGCCCGCCGCGGCCAGCCTGCCCCACAGAAGGTCGGCCAGGGCGCGCACCAACTCCGCGCGGGAGCAGGGGCGTTCACCCAGCCACCAGTCGCCCGCCGCGTGCATCATGCCGACGATCCCGTGGCCCCAGACCCGGGCCAGCGTCTCGCTGCCCGGCCCCAGGTCGATCCGCTCGGCTATGACCACTCCGAGGTCCTCTCCCATACGGCGCAGCAGCGGCGCGGAATGGCGGCCCACGTCGAAGCCCTGCTCGGGCTCGGGCGCCGGGGCGTCCTCGGCGGGGTGCATCAGGAACCGGTACACCTGCGGGCGCGCCTCTATCGCCGCCAGATAGGTGTCCAGGGTCGCCTCGACCCGCTCGCGGCGCTCGGCGGGTGCGTCGAGCGCGGACCGCAGAGCGGCCAGCAGGGCGTCGGTGTGCCGCTTGGCGAGGGCGCGGTAGAGGCCGCCCTTGTCGCCGAAGTGGCGGTAGAGGATGGGCTTGGTGATGCCCGCCTCCGCGGCGATGGCGTTCATCGAGGCCTTCGGGCCGTCCCGGAGCACCACCCGGTCCGCCGCTTCCAGCAGTTCGCGCCGCCGGCGCTCGGCCGCCGTGCGTTGCTGTCCGGCCTGGTGCTGCGTGGTCTCCATGGGTTCTTCTCCCCGCCCGTACTGCCTGTCGCTTTTCCGTCTTACGGAATCCCTGCGCAACGTAACACCCCACTCGGTTACGACGCTGCCCCGCGGGTCGTCGGTTGACAGGGGCTACCCGTCAGTAACAGACTGCGGTTACCGCAAGTAACGCTTGGAGTGGTGGAGGGGACATGGCCGAGTTCACGATGGATCTCAACGACGACCAGAAGCAGGTCCAGGACTGGCTGCACGGATTCGCCAAGGATGTGATCCGCCCCGCGGCCGCCGAGTGGGACGAGCGCGAGGAGACCCCCTGGCCGGTGATCCAGGAGGCGGCCAAGGTCGGAATCTACTCCCTCGACTTCTACGCGCAGCAGTTCTTCGACCCGACCGGGCTCGGCATTCCGGTGGCCATGGAGGAGCTGTTCTGGGGCGACGCGGGCATCGCGCTGTCCATCGTCGGCACCGGGCTCGCCGCCGTCGGTGTCCTGGCCAACGGCACCGAGGAGCAGATCGGCACCTGGATTCCGCAGATGTACGGCGATGTGAACGACGTGAAGGTCGCGGCGTTCTGCTCCTCCGAGCCGGACGCGGGCTCCGACGTCGCCTCGATGCGTACGAAGGCCGTGTACGACGGGGCCAAGGACGAGTGGGTCCTGAACGGCACCAAGACCTGGGCGACCAACGGCGGCATCGCCAACGTTCACGTCGTGGTGGCCGTGGTCGACCCGGAGCTGGGCTCCAAGGGCCATGCCTCCTTCATCGTGCCGCCGAACACCCCCGGCCTGACCCAGGGGCAGAAGTTCAAGAAGCACGGCATCCGCGCCTCGCACACCGCCGAGGTCGTGCTCGAAGACGTCCGCGTGCCCGGCCACTGCCTGCTCGGC
Coding sequences:
- a CDS encoding NAD-dependent epimerase/dehydratase family protein; amino-acid sequence: MTKGSAFVIGATGQIGRAAVRALAEDGWEVRAASRSGGGDADWSGGVQRVRLDREDDAALAAALGDGVDVLVDVVAYGQRHARQLTGLGDRIGSAVVISSGAVYEDDKGRSFDTQSEPDGSPRYPVPIVESLATVAPGDATYGTRKVALERELLESAVPSTLLRAGAIHGPHCRSPRELHFVKRALDGRPVRILAYGGRSRFHPSHVANIAELIRLAALKPGSRVLNAADPEAPTVAEISAAVDEVLGVRSEIVPMDGAPEAMVGLTPWSGPHPVVYDMSAAERELGYRPVTGYVSSLPQTVEWLAAELKGRDWRAAFPPMARYGDLFDYAAEDAWLAARRT
- a CDS encoding lysophospholipid acyltransferase family protein, with amino-acid sequence MLYYVLKYAVLGPLLRLLFRPRMMGLEHIPEEGAAIIAGNHLSFSDHFLMPVMLKRRITFLAKQEYFTGPGIKGRLTAAFFRAIGQIPVDRSGKEAGRAAIREGLGVLGKDELLGIYPEGTRSPDGKLYKGKVGVAVMAIRGRVPVIPCAMVGTFEIQPPGQVVPRIKRVAIRFGEPLDFSRYAGMEDEKAVLRAITDEIMYKVMELSGQEYVDRYAADVKAEQSRKFRGIIS
- a CDS encoding cytochrome c oxidase assembly protein — its product is MDHSGHGMDMNMDLPPFTLTRGLEWSADPFFLTGCLLGLALYAWGVVRLRRRGDSWPVSRMILWTVGVLTIALVMCTKLNEYGMSMFSVHMVQHMVISMLSPILLLLGAPVTLALRALPVAARGRKGPRELLLMLLHSRYMKIVTHPAFTIPLFIASLYGLYFTPVFDFLMESKTGHIAMMVHFLAVGLVFFWPIMGVDPGPHRPGYVMRMLELFAGMPFHAFFGIALMMASEPMIGTYRNPPASLGIDALTDQQAAGGIAWAFSEIPSVLVLIALVFQWYATEKRQARRTDRAADRDGDRELQAYNAYLASLNTRGQ
- a CDS encoding 6-phosphofructokinase, whose protein sequence is MRIGVLTSGGDCPGLNAVIRSVVHRAVVDHGDEVIGFHDGWRGLLEADYRKLDLDAVGGILARGGTILGSSRVQPAHLRDGVERAKGHVAELGLDAIIPIGGEGTLKAATLLSDAGLPIVGVPKTIDNDIASTDVTFGFDTAVGVATEALDRLKTTAESHQRVLIVEVMGRHTGWIALHSGMAAGAHAIVVPERPFDIDELTELVGRRFSAGKKFAIVVVAEGAKPREGSMQFDVGGTDMYGHERFAGVARQLSIELEQRLNKEARPVILGHVQRGGTPTAYDRVLATRFGWHAVEAAHRGEFGMLTALRGTDIVMVPLAEATATLKTVPAERYAEAECVL
- a CDS encoding type 1 glutamine amidotransferase, producing MADNSLRLVWVYPDLLSTYGDQGNALVVERRARQRGLDVHRLDVRSDQPIPTSGDIYLIGGGEDRPQRLAAERLRRDGGLERAASNGAIIFSVCAGYQILGHEFINDLGEREPGLGLIDVISTRGEGERCVGDVLGDIDERLGLPQLTGFENHQGITHLGPTARPFARVRLGKGNGTGDGTEGAYNDTVFGTYMHGPVLARNPQIADLLLKLALDVNALPPTDDRWYEALRAERIASATQPA
- a CDS encoding Mur ligase family protein — its product is MSGHVGGAGPLSPRAKLAVTAGKAAAAVSRAAGRGSGSVIGGRVALKLDPDLLGRLATHLDVVLVSATNGKTTTTRLIAEALRASGPVVSNALGANMPAGITSALAGGSDAKYGVIEVDEKYLAGVARDVTPKAIALLNLSRDQLDRAAETRMLAEKWREGLSGSKAVVIANADDPLVVWAASSSPNVVWVAAGQEWKDDAWSCPACGGVMQRPGDDWFCGECGFRRPAPSWVLSGDYVLDPHGSAWPIHLQLPGRANKANAATSAAVAAVFGVPPQVALERMYQVQAVAGRYDVVNFQGRELRLLLAKNPAGWLETFSLIDPPPTPVVLSVNARGADGTDTSWLWDVDYTRLAGHPIFVIGDRKLDLAVRLEVANLDFRVCENLEECTQLAPPGRIELIANYTAFQDVRRVVGN
- the def gene encoding peptide deformylase; translation: MRHRPIPGSSGSVREMSLLGDRLLHAPCEAVTDFGPALHRLVQDMFATMYAADGVGLAANQIGVAQRVFVYDCPDDEDVRHLGYVVNPRLVVADGAEVRGPEGCLSLPGVEAQTARFDRAVVEGVDLSGAPVRIEGTGFFARCLQHECDHLEGVVYADRVTGRHKSRLRRAIRKAPWS
- a CDS encoding TetR family transcriptional regulator, with amino-acid sequence METTQHQAGQQRTAAERRRRELLEAADRVVLRDGPKASMNAIAAEAGITKPILYRHFGDKGGLYRALAKRHTDALLAALRSALDAPAERRERVEATLDTYLAAIEARPQVYRFLMHPAEDAPAPEPEQGFDVGRHSAPLLRRMGEDLGVVIAERIDLGPGSETLARVWGHGIVGMMHAAGDWWLGERPCSRAELVRALADLLWGRLAAAGDRLSGPGF
- a CDS encoding acyl-CoA dehydrogenase family protein: MAEFTMDLNDDQKQVQDWLHGFAKDVIRPAAAEWDEREETPWPVIQEAAKVGIYSLDFYAQQFFDPTGLGIPVAMEELFWGDAGIALSIVGTGLAAVGVLANGTEEQIGTWIPQMYGDVNDVKVAAFCSSEPDAGSDVASMRTKAVYDGAKDEWVLNGTKTWATNGGIANVHVVVAVVDPELGSKGHASFIVPPNTPGLTQGQKFKKHGIRASHTAEVVLEDVRVPGHCLLGGKEKLDERLARARERAKTQGGERVKNAAMATFEASRPAVGAMAVGTARAAYDYALEYAKTREQFGRPIIDNQGIAFQLADMRTQIDAARLLVWRASWMATTGKKFESAEGSMSKLYASETAKKVTAQAIQILGGNGYTREYPVERMHRDAAIYTIFEGTSEIQRLVIARTLSGMPIR